A genomic segment from Dietzia psychralcaliphila encodes:
- a CDS encoding NUDIX domain-containing protein, whose translation MATNEGDGNGWVVSAGGDRRWGRFGAAGLLLRAADPTDPDTPLVLLQHRAVWTASGDTWALPGGARDSFEDAPQAALRETQEEAEIQPADVVVRAVRVTSRMPGTVWHRPGLDMRHVAEMMRRLRPDQKHSDDPGARGRTIPPLVQESPDAVEWTYTTVVADAPRALETVPNNESLELRWVPESRVAELPLMPAFAQAWADGLRSRPVELVVDVANVLGSRPDGWWRDRPGATTKLLDELSAAMPRTVELPDGFGWVARAHAVIEGAARRAEHSGPFVVHRAPGSGDDAIVELAAGLAAGDAGDPAGLAAGDPGSVAANDPAGPVPSDPSVSGGSRRVVVVTADRGLRARLPEDVVVVGPRTLLG comes from the coding sequence GTGGCCACGAACGAGGGTGACGGAAACGGTTGGGTGGTGTCTGCCGGCGGTGATCGGCGGTGGGGCCGCTTCGGGGCCGCGGGGCTGCTCCTGCGCGCGGCGGATCCGACCGACCCCGACACCCCGCTGGTCCTGCTGCAGCACCGCGCGGTGTGGACTGCCTCCGGCGACACCTGGGCGCTGCCCGGTGGCGCCCGCGACTCCTTCGAGGACGCGCCGCAGGCGGCCCTCCGGGAGACCCAGGAGGAGGCCGAGATCCAACCCGCCGATGTGGTGGTCCGGGCCGTGCGCGTGACCTCGAGGATGCCGGGCACCGTGTGGCACCGGCCCGGCCTGGACATGCGGCACGTGGCCGAGATGATGCGTCGCCTGCGTCCCGACCAGAAACACTCGGACGATCCCGGGGCCCGCGGCCGGACGATCCCCCCGCTGGTGCAGGAGTCGCCCGACGCGGTGGAGTGGACCTACACGACCGTAGTGGCCGACGCCCCGCGGGCGCTGGAGACAGTGCCCAACAACGAGAGTCTGGAACTGCGCTGGGTGCCCGAGTCCAGGGTCGCCGAGCTGCCGCTGATGCCCGCGTTCGCGCAGGCCTGGGCGGACGGGCTCCGCTCGCGACCGGTGGAACTCGTGGTGGACGTGGCCAATGTCCTGGGCTCCCGGCCGGACGGGTGGTGGCGCGACCGGCCCGGCGCCACCACCAAGTTGCTCGACGAGCTGAGCGCGGCCATGCCACGGACGGTCGAGTTGCCTGACGGCTTCGGCTGGGTGGCCCGCGCGCACGCCGTGATCGAGGGTGCGGCGCGCCGGGCCGAGCACTCCGGTCCGTTCGTCGTCCACCGCGCGCCCGGTTCGGGCGATGACGCGATCGTCGAGCTGGCTGCCGGACTGGCCGCGGGCGACGCGGGCGACCCCGCCGGTCTGGCCGCGGGCGACCCCGGCAGTGTGGCCGCGAACGACCCCGCCGGGCCCGTCCCGTCCGACCCATCCGTATCCGGCGGGTCCCGCCGGGTGGTGGTGGTGACAGCCGACCGGGGACTGCGGGCCAGGCTGCCGGAGGACGTCGTCGTCGTCGGGCCCCGGACCCTTCTGGGGTAG
- a CDS encoding glutamate ABC transporter substrate-binding protein, which produces MSPRILWGAGRRAARVVTGGVVVAALAIGGACGVDDEARGGDGGPDRDAIAAATESDHVGIPEVSAVMPLPAGAVVGTEGPSGLPQVTPDESCDPLPSLRPDDASPEERVPRIRQRGRLIVGLDQGSNLFSFRDPGTGQLTGFDVDLAREIAQDIFGDPSQVEFRSLTSVNRIEALENNEVDVVIRSMSITCARRERITFSAPYFQAYQRVLAVRGSGITEIEHLEGRRVCVAAGTTSASRLWAELDRLTVLSVNTWADCLVAIQQNQVDAITTDDAILVGITAQDPYLEIVGPQLNAEPYGVGIAKSTPDDNTDGLVRQVNSTLERIRTDGTWNRMYSTWLSGLGPSPGMPVPTYVPEEPR; this is translated from the coding sequence GTGAGCCCGCGGATTCTTTGGGGAGCAGGGCGGCGGGCCGCCCGCGTGGTGACCGGGGGTGTGGTGGTCGCCGCCCTGGCGATCGGTGGCGCGTGTGGGGTCGACGACGAGGCGCGCGGTGGCGACGGCGGGCCGGACCGGGACGCGATCGCGGCGGCCACGGAATCCGATCACGTGGGCATCCCGGAGGTGTCCGCGGTGATGCCGCTGCCGGCGGGCGCGGTGGTCGGCACGGAGGGCCCGTCCGGCCTCCCCCAGGTGACCCCCGACGAGTCGTGCGACCCGCTACCGAGCCTGCGCCCGGACGACGCCTCACCCGAGGAGCGCGTCCCCCGCATCAGGCAGCGGGGGCGGTTGATCGTGGGGCTGGACCAGGGCTCCAACCTGTTCTCCTTCCGCGACCCGGGCACCGGCCAGCTCACCGGCTTCGACGTGGATCTGGCCCGCGAGATCGCCCAGGACATCTTCGGCGATCCCAGCCAGGTCGAGTTCCGGTCACTCACCTCGGTCAACCGGATCGAGGCGTTGGAGAACAACGAGGTCGACGTGGTGATCCGGTCGATGTCCATCACGTGCGCGCGTCGCGAGCGGATCACCTTCTCGGCACCGTACTTCCAGGCCTACCAGCGGGTGTTGGCCGTCCGGGGCTCCGGGATCACCGAGATCGAACATCTCGAGGGCCGGCGGGTGTGCGTCGCTGCCGGCACCACCTCGGCCTCACGCCTGTGGGCGGAGCTGGACCGGCTCACGGTGCTGTCGGTCAACACGTGGGCCGACTGCCTGGTGGCCATCCAACAGAACCAGGTGGACGCCATCACCACCGACGACGCCATCCTGGTGGGTATCACCGCGCAGGACCCGTACCTGGAGATCGTCGGCCCGCAGCTCAACGCGGAGCCGTACGGGGTGGGAATCGCCAAGTCGACCCCAGACGACAACACCGACGGGCTGGTCCGGCAGGTCAACTCGACCCTCGAGCGGATCAGGACAGACGGCACGTGGAACCGCATGTACTCCACGTGGCTCTCCGGGCTCGGCCCGAGCCCCGGGATGCCGGTACCGACATACGTGCCGGAGGAGCCGCGATGA
- a CDS encoding serine/threonine protein kinase — translation MSYRKWDDGPAVDEPTAGTQATFRTEAVPVTGALEVTGATEETGPTEETGSMEATSAVAATGAIPATGAVSMTGFLDDTAGSATEVAGNSGAAGTSGASGSSGASGISGASGSSDTGAVEAVAITGPVDRGDDDPESSTRSVPGVRPSARTGEVTSGDRSTSAPFRLRQPSKPEDRPSPASEGLVDLPYIIPVDPNSAMLSPEEIEAECEASDGRLPRPELRPDDIVADQYEVRGALAHGGMGWIYLAVDHNVSDRWVVLKGLLHADQAEAQEVAVAEREILAELSHPSIVRIYNFIHDDWATSPTHGGYIVMEYVGGPSLRDVRRSAPGRVLPVEKAIAYVLEALTALSYLHSVGLVYNDLKPENIMLTEDHVKLIDMGAVSGVGDYGHIYGTPGFQAPEIPKTGPTIASDLYTVGRTLASLIVRLPVVDGRYADGIPSPVEEPVFSRYDSLYRFLLRSTNEDPSMRFRSANGMAGQLMGVLREVLALRTGIPHPAFSSVFSPQRSTFGTLFTVEPTDFLVDGHARDTTLTGAELVDALPVPLMESSDPAGRILAATSYTSVEQRIDTLRELYSDSESEAHESVGVIMSLARAYLESGDLAAAEALLEENAHRLRSEWRLVWYVGVIALLKGDPVGAYPMFQQVLSAMPGENGPKLALAATAELILDVCPEGDRTRWARSSEHFYRTVWSVDRSVVSSAFGLARQLQRRGEVTAAIEELDRVPPNSRYSALANLTAILLLCHGRPLKETEESHLREAARRVTNLSAGEHRAFQIRLTVLTTALAWIQLPGNEPSPSPLMRGVPFTEFGLRSGAETVLRTLARSTETRQQRFRLVDQANSIRPRTLF, via the coding sequence ATGAGCTACCGGAAGTGGGACGACGGGCCCGCAGTCGACGAGCCGACCGCCGGGACGCAGGCCACCTTCCGGACGGAGGCGGTACCGGTCACCGGCGCGCTCGAGGTGACGGGAGCGACGGAGGAGACCGGGCCGACCGAAGAGACCGGGTCGATGGAGGCCACCTCGGCGGTCGCGGCCACGGGGGCGATCCCGGCCACGGGGGCCGTCTCCATGACGGGGTTCCTCGACGACACCGCGGGGTCCGCGACGGAGGTCGCGGGCAACTCTGGCGCAGCCGGCACCAGCGGCGCGTCCGGCAGCTCTGGTGCGTCCGGCATCTCTGGTGCGTCCGGCAGCTCGGACACGGGCGCCGTCGAGGCTGTGGCCATCACCGGGCCCGTGGACAGAGGGGACGACGACCCCGAGTCGAGCACCCGGTCCGTCCCCGGGGTGCGGCCCTCGGCCCGGACCGGCGAGGTCACCAGCGGTGACCGCAGCACCTCGGCACCGTTCCGGCTGCGTCAGCCCAGCAAGCCCGAGGACCGGCCGAGCCCTGCCTCCGAGGGCCTGGTGGACCTGCCCTACATCATTCCGGTGGACCCCAACTCGGCCATGCTCTCACCGGAGGAGATCGAGGCGGAGTGCGAGGCCTCCGACGGTCGTCTGCCACGGCCCGAGCTACGACCGGACGACATCGTGGCCGACCAGTACGAGGTCCGCGGCGCCCTCGCCCACGGCGGGATGGGCTGGATCTACCTGGCCGTGGACCACAACGTGTCCGACCGGTGGGTGGTGCTCAAGGGACTGCTCCACGCCGACCAGGCGGAGGCGCAGGAGGTGGCGGTGGCCGAGCGGGAGATCCTGGCCGAGCTCTCCCACCCGTCGATCGTGCGTATCTACAACTTCATCCACGACGACTGGGCCACCTCACCCACGCACGGCGGGTACATCGTCATGGAGTACGTCGGCGGGCCCAGCCTGCGGGACGTGCGGCGCTCGGCGCCCGGCCGGGTCCTGCCCGTGGAGAAGGCGATCGCGTACGTCCTCGAGGCCCTCACAGCGCTGTCCTACCTGCACTCGGTGGGACTGGTCTACAACGACCTCAAGCCCGAGAACATCATGCTCACCGAGGACCACGTCAAGCTCATCGACATGGGCGCCGTCTCGGGCGTGGGCGACTACGGGCACATCTACGGCACACCGGGTTTCCAGGCGCCGGAGATACCGAAGACCGGCCCCACCATCGCCTCCGACCTGTACACGGTGGGGCGCACCCTGGCGTCGCTCATCGTCCGACTGCCGGTCGTCGACGGCCGGTACGCCGACGGGATCCCCTCCCCCGTCGAGGAACCGGTGTTCAGCCGGTACGACTCGCTCTACCGATTCCTGCTCCGCTCCACCAACGAGGACCCGAGCATGCGGTTCCGCAGCGCCAACGGGATGGCCGGGCAGCTCATGGGCGTGCTGCGCGAGGTCCTGGCGCTGCGCACCGGGATCCCGCACCCCGCGTTCTCCTCGGTGTTCTCGCCCCAACGGTCCACCTTCGGCACGCTGTTCACGGTGGAGCCGACCGACTTTCTCGTCGACGGCCACGCACGCGACACCACCCTGACCGGCGCCGAACTCGTCGACGCCCTACCCGTGCCGCTGATGGAGTCCTCCGATCCCGCCGGGCGCATCCTGGCCGCCACCTCCTACACCTCGGTCGAACAGCGGATCGACACTCTCCGCGAGTTGTACTCCGACTCCGAGTCCGAGGCCCACGAGAGCGTGGGCGTGATCATGTCGCTGGCCCGCGCGTACCTGGAGAGCGGCGACCTCGCAGCTGCCGAGGCGCTGCTGGAGGAGAACGCCCACCGACTGCGCTCGGAGTGGCGACTGGTCTGGTACGTCGGGGTGATCGCGCTGCTCAAGGGCGACCCCGTGGGCGCATACCCCATGTTCCAGCAGGTGTTGTCGGCGATGCCGGGCGAGAACGGCCCCAAGTTGGCGCTGGCCGCGACCGCCGAACTCATCCTCGACGTGTGCCCGGAGGGCGACCGGACCCGATGGGCGCGCTCCAGCGAGCACTTCTACCGCACCGTGTGGTCGGTGGACCGGTCGGTGGTCAGCTCCGCGTTCGGCCTGGCGCGCCAGTTGCAGCGACGCGGTGAGGTGACAGCCGCGATCGAGGAACTGGACCGGGTGCCGCCCAATTCGCGCTACTCGGCGCTGGCCAACCTCACCGCGATCCTCCTGCTGTGCCACGGGCGGCCGCTGAAGGAGACCGAGGAATCCCACCTGCGCGAGGCCGCACGGCGAGTCACCAACCTGTCCGCAGGTGAGCACCGGGCGTTCCAGATCCGCCTGACCGTGCTGACCACCGCGCTCGCGTGGATCCAGCTGCCCGGCAACGAGCCCTCGCCCTCACCGTTAATGCGCGGGGTGCCGTTCACCGAGTTCGGGCTCAGGTCGGGAGCCGAGACCGTGTTACGGACCCTCGCCCGATCCACGGAGACCCGTCAGCAGCGTTTCCGGCTGGTGGACCAGGCCAACAGCATCCGGCCGCGAACGTTGTTCTGA
- a CDS encoding thrombospondin type 3 repeat-containing protein, giving the protein MPNPTRSPGDTEPVRGTRPGRSRGRRKTSLIPVALATAVTLILGGASVARAVTATPLDAHADLEFSLDGATWSDAPDVVLGSWGCDLAGGTALSDPEGVISGTPEVDPCSMSPGESIDRTYYVRNATDTGRTGRYAVGVGEYLVSSEAEFDVSSTITGSVGTDSRTVTLYGADTPQATDSPARGSTVAALDLSPGQAARVVDEVSVPLDVENYAQRQSVSPMIWVSFSDIGVVDTDGDGLPDLVENQIGTDPTDPLNRLPGGTVGQRFGPEPFLPLTPEGTELAVDLATLPPGLRLEDGVLVGTPTGAGTYDVEFTVTMPGGAPYTSVRRVVIDSRSGGGSSDLPDLIWPVVIVGVIGIILGPGLGSLGDSIGGSLGGLFGGSSSWSWSGPFGGSSGSAAGDLLGGLFGPGGSTGSGSVPAAPATSTPATSTPATTPRPPSQSASPDGIEGTGQVAVNSVTPREGAPSSEWARANSQVRGSLAETGVGATDLLLWALTAAAAGVTLILLASRRRGDPEG; this is encoded by the coding sequence ATGCCGAACCCCACACGATCTCCAGGTGACACCGAGCCCGTCCGCGGTACGCGGCCCGGCCGGTCGCGAGGTCGTCGGAAGACGAGTCTGATCCCGGTCGCGCTCGCGACAGCGGTCACGCTGATACTCGGCGGGGCATCCGTCGCCCGGGCCGTCACTGCCACGCCGCTGGACGCCCACGCCGACCTGGAGTTCTCTCTCGACGGCGCCACCTGGTCGGATGCTCCGGACGTCGTCCTGGGATCGTGGGGCTGTGACCTGGCCGGCGGGACCGCTCTCTCCGACCCCGAGGGCGTGATCAGCGGTACCCCCGAGGTGGATCCGTGCTCGATGTCGCCGGGCGAGTCGATCGACAGGACCTACTACGTTCGCAACGCCACCGACACGGGTCGGACCGGCCGGTACGCGGTGGGGGTCGGCGAGTACCTCGTCTCGAGCGAAGCTGAATTCGACGTGAGCAGCACCATCACCGGATCGGTCGGCACCGACTCCCGGACCGTGACCCTGTACGGCGCCGACACTCCTCAGGCCACCGACAGTCCGGCCCGCGGGAGTACGGTGGCCGCGCTCGACCTCTCGCCCGGGCAGGCCGCGAGGGTCGTCGACGAGGTGTCCGTTCCCCTCGACGTGGAGAACTACGCCCAGCGCCAGAGCGTGAGCCCCATGATCTGGGTGTCCTTCTCCGACATCGGGGTCGTGGACACCGACGGGGACGGCCTGCCCGACCTCGTCGAGAACCAAATCGGCACCGACCCCACTGACCCTCTCAACCGACTGCCCGGCGGCACCGTCGGCCAGCGCTTCGGGCCCGAGCCGTTCCTGCCGCTCACGCCCGAGGGGACAGAGCTCGCCGTGGATCTCGCGACCCTGCCGCCGGGCCTGCGGCTCGAGGACGGGGTCCTGGTGGGCACACCCACCGGAGCCGGGACCTATGACGTCGAGTTCACCGTCACCATGCCCGGCGGTGCCCCGTACACCTCCGTACGACGGGTGGTGATCGACTCCCGGTCGGGAGGCGGCTCATCGGATCTTCCCGACCTCATCTGGCCGGTCGTGATCGTCGGGGTGATCGGGATCATCCTCGGGCCGGGGCTCGGATCCCTGGGAGACTCGATCGGCGGATCGCTCGGTGGGTTGTTCGGCGGGTCCTCGAGCTGGTCCTGGAGCGGTCCCTTCGGCGGTTCCTCCGGCAGTGCGGCAGGGGACCTGCTCGGTGGCCTGTTCGGCCCGGGAGGCTCGACCGGATCCGGTTCGGTCCCGGCCGCCCCCGCCACCTCGACCCCCGCCACCTCGACGCCCGCCACCACGCCGCGTCCCCCGTCGCAATCCGCCAGCCCTGATGGCATAGAGGGCACCGGTCAGGTCGCCGTGAACTCTGTGACACCGCGCGAGGGTGCGCCGTCGTCGGAGTGGGCACGCGCCAACTCGCAGGTCCGCGGATCCCTGGCGGAGACGGGTGTAGGAGCGACTGACCTGCTGTTGTGGGCGCTCACCGCCGCCGCGGCCGGTGTGACACTGATCCTGCTGGCCTCACGACGGCGCGGCGACCCCGAGGGGTGA
- a CDS encoding acetate/propionate family kinase, with product MTRVLVINSGSSSLKLQILDTAVETELAWALVERIGEPVGTLTVRRSDLPGSPGEERTAEAAFPDHTAALGRVLELAGELDAHPTDLGVEAIGHRVVHGGPAFHEPVEVTPEVEAGIEKLELLAPLHNPANLRGIRVARELLPGLPHVAVFDTGFFHTLPAAAHTYAIDRAVASEWDLRRYGFHGTSHEFVSRRTAEVLGRPYDELNQIVLHLGNGASASAISAGRAVDTSMGLTPLEGLVMGTRPGDLDPGLIIHLIRDRGMSPEDVSTLLNRKSGLEGLAGARDFRELLARVDDGDDDAVLAYDVVIHRLRRYIGGYWAILGEVGAITFTAGVGENVARLRADALSTLGSWGVELDPEANENGSGERVISTPDSRVTVLVVPTDEELAIARACDEVLGLGE from the coding sequence GTGACCCGCGTCCTCGTCATCAACTCCGGCTCCTCCTCGCTCAAGCTGCAGATCCTCGACACCGCAGTCGAGACCGAGCTCGCGTGGGCGCTGGTCGAGCGCATCGGTGAGCCCGTCGGCACCCTCACCGTGCGCCGCAGCGACCTGCCTGGTTCGCCGGGCGAGGAGCGCACCGCGGAGGCCGCGTTCCCCGACCACACCGCAGCGCTCGGCCGGGTCCTCGAACTGGCGGGCGAGCTCGACGCCCACCCCACCGACCTGGGGGTCGAGGCGATCGGCCACCGGGTGGTCCACGGCGGGCCGGCCTTCCATGAACCGGTCGAGGTCACGCCCGAGGTCGAGGCGGGAATCGAGAAGCTCGAACTGTTGGCCCCGCTACACAACCCCGCCAACCTGCGTGGGATCCGCGTGGCCCGCGAGCTTCTACCCGGCCTCCCGCACGTGGCGGTGTTCGACACCGGGTTCTTCCACACCCTGCCCGCCGCCGCTCACACCTACGCGATCGACCGCGCGGTGGCGAGCGAATGGGACCTGCGTCGGTACGGTTTCCACGGCACCAGCCACGAGTTCGTCTCGCGCCGCACCGCCGAGGTCCTGGGCCGTCCGTACGACGAGCTCAACCAGATCGTGCTGCACCTCGGCAACGGGGCGTCGGCCTCGGCGATCTCGGCCGGCCGGGCCGTTGACACCTCCATGGGACTGACCCCGCTCGAGGGTCTGGTCATGGGCACCCGCCCCGGCGACCTCGACCCCGGACTGATCATCCACCTCATCCGTGACCGCGGTATGTCGCCCGAGGACGTGTCTACCCTGCTCAACCGCAAGTCGGGGCTGGAGGGGCTGGCCGGCGCCCGTGACTTCCGGGAGCTTCTCGCACGGGTCGACGACGGCGACGACGACGCCGTGCTCGCCTACGACGTGGTGATCCATCGCCTCCGCCGCTACATCGGCGGCTACTGGGCGATCCTCGGCGAGGTCGGGGCCATCACGTTCACCGCCGGAGTGGGCGAGAACGTCGCCCGACTGCGAGCCGACGCGCTGTCCACCCTCGGCAGCTGGGGGGTGGAGCTCGACCCGGAAGCCAACGAGAACGGCTCCGGGGAACGCGTCATCTCCACCCCGGACAGCCGCGTCACGGTACTGGTGGTGCCGACGGACGAGGAACTAGCGATCGCCCGGGCGTGCGATGAGGTTCTGGGGCTGGGGGAGTAG
- the pta gene encoding phosphate acetyltransferase, protein MTGVPLSSSAVYVAAPEGDTGKSTVALGLLRILAGTVQRVGVFRPVTVAPRLVDTGSGTDTGSGAGSDTGSGPGSGSDTDSGSATEPARDRIVEMLLQHTTVDLDYEDCIGVTNDRVHEDRDSALAEIVDRYHVVAGQCDVVVILGTDYTGVPSPTEFDFNATLAVNLGAPVLLVIRGADRTPGEIGTNARLTLEELRVEHAHPVGIVVNRCDPEALEAIQSELAPLDLPAWTLPSQALLTAPTMGELVEAVDGTLYSGDPALLDREVMALMVGGMTGERILERLVDGMVVIVPADRTDAVLAVLTAHAAEGFPSLAGMIWNGGLMPNAAMDRLVHGMRSTLPIVCTSHGTYDTARLAADTRGRVYSGTGRKVETALSLMEKHVDTEELLARLRVDTPDVMTPQMFEHQLLERARTDKRHVVLPEGDDDRILHAAGRLLRRDVADLTILGDPEAVRRRADELGIDLSAAQILDPRTSEHAERFAREYAELREHKGMTLDVARDRMLDISYFATMMVHTGLADGMVSGAAHTTAHTIRPALEIIRTRPGVKTVSSVFLMCLSDHVLAFGDCAVVPTPTAEQLADIALSSAETASRFGVDPRVALLSYSTGDSGTGADVDKVREATEIVCSRIAEAAEGDPMADLVVDGPLQFDAAVDPTVARKKMPNSPLAGRATVLVFPDLNTGNNTYKAVQRTAGAVAIGPVLQGLRKPINDLSRGALVEDIVNTVAITAVQAQGSVVQAQGSAVQAQGSIVQAQGTTDDREGDS, encoded by the coding sequence GTGACCGGCGTGCCCCTCTCGTCGTCCGCGGTCTACGTCGCGGCTCCCGAGGGCGACACCGGGAAGTCGACCGTCGCACTCGGCCTCCTACGCATCCTCGCCGGAACCGTGCAGAGAGTGGGAGTGTTCCGCCCGGTCACCGTCGCGCCACGCCTCGTCGACACCGGCTCCGGCACCGATACCGGCTCTGGCGCCGGCAGCGACACGGGCTCCGGCCCAGGCTCAGGCTCCGACACCGACTCGGGCTCCGCCACCGAGCCCGCTCGTGACCGCATCGTGGAGATGCTGCTCCAGCACACCACCGTCGACCTCGACTACGAGGACTGCATCGGCGTGACCAACGACCGGGTGCACGAGGACCGCGACTCCGCGCTGGCGGAGATCGTGGACAGGTATCACGTGGTGGCCGGGCAGTGCGACGTGGTGGTGATCCTCGGGACCGACTACACGGGCGTGCCCAGCCCCACCGAGTTCGACTTCAACGCCACCCTCGCCGTCAACCTCGGGGCACCAGTCCTCCTGGTGATCCGTGGCGCCGACCGCACGCCCGGGGAGATCGGCACCAACGCCCGGCTGACGCTGGAAGAGCTGCGTGTGGAGCACGCGCACCCGGTGGGGATCGTGGTCAACCGGTGCGACCCCGAAGCGCTCGAGGCCATCCAGTCCGAGCTCGCGCCCCTGGACCTGCCCGCCTGGACGCTGCCCAGCCAGGCTCTTCTCACCGCGCCGACGATGGGCGAGTTGGTGGAGGCCGTGGACGGCACCCTCTACTCCGGAGACCCTGCCCTACTGGACCGGGAGGTCATGGCCCTGATGGTGGGCGGGATGACCGGCGAACGGATCCTGGAGAGGCTGGTGGACGGCATGGTCGTCATCGTCCCGGCGGACCGGACCGACGCCGTGCTCGCGGTGCTCACCGCGCACGCCGCGGAGGGCTTCCCCTCGTTGGCCGGGATGATCTGGAACGGCGGCCTGATGCCCAACGCGGCGATGGACCGGCTGGTCCACGGGATGCGGTCGACGTTGCCGATCGTCTGCACCTCCCACGGCACCTACGACACCGCCCGGCTGGCCGCGGATACCCGAGGACGGGTCTACTCCGGCACCGGACGGAAGGTCGAGACGGCCCTGAGCCTGATGGAGAAGCACGTCGACACCGAGGAGCTGCTCGCCCGCCTGCGCGTGGACACACCCGACGTGATGACGCCGCAGATGTTCGAGCACCAACTCCTCGAGCGCGCCCGCACCGACAAGCGGCACGTCGTGTTGCCCGAGGGCGACGACGACCGCATCCTGCACGCCGCCGGCCGACTGCTGCGCCGTGATGTGGCCGACCTGACGATCCTCGGCGATCCCGAAGCCGTGCGCCGCCGCGCGGACGAACTGGGCATAGACCTGTCCGCGGCGCAGATCCTCGACCCCCGAACCAGTGAGCACGCCGAACGGTTCGCCAGGGAATACGCCGAGCTGCGCGAGCACAAGGGCATGACCCTCGACGTGGCCCGCGACCGGATGCTCGACATCTCCTACTTCGCCACGATGATGGTGCACACCGGCCTCGCCGACGGCATGGTGTCCGGTGCCGCGCACACCACCGCGCACACCATCCGGCCGGCGCTGGAGATCATCCGGACGAGGCCGGGTGTGAAGACCGTGTCCAGCGTGTTCCTCATGTGCCTGTCCGACCACGTCCTGGCCTTCGGCGACTGCGCGGTCGTGCCCACCCCGACCGCCGAACAGCTCGCGGACATCGCGCTGTCCTCCGCCGAGACCGCCTCCCGGTTCGGCGTGGACCCGCGGGTCGCGTTGCTCTCGTACTCCACCGGCGACTCCGGCACCGGGGCGGATGTCGACAAGGTGCGTGAGGCCACCGAGATCGTGTGCTCGCGAATCGCCGAGGCCGCCGAGGGGGACCCGATGGCGGACCTCGTCGTCGACGGGCCCCTGCAGTTCGACGCCGCCGTCGACCCCACCGTGGCCCGCAAGAAGATGCCGAACTCACCGCTCGCCGGCCGCGCCACTGTGCTGGTGTTCCCCGACCTCAACACCGGCAACAACACCTACAAGGCAGTGCAGCGCACCGCCGGCGCCGTCGCGATCGGGCCGGTCCTGCAGGGACTGCGCAAGCCCATCAACGATCTCTCGCGCGGCGCCCTGGTCGAGGACATCGTCAACACGGTCGCTATCACCGCCGTTCAGGCGCAGGGCTCAGTTGTTCAAGCGCAGGGTTCAGCGGTTCAGGCGCAGGGCTCAATCGTTCAAGCGCAGGGAACCACCGACGACCGGGAAGGCGACTCGTGA